One window of the Staphylococcus equorum genome contains the following:
- the rplR gene encoding 50S ribosomal protein L18, producing the protein MISKIDKNQVRLKRHARVRNKLSGTAEKPRLNIYRSNKHIYAQVIDDVNGKTLAQASTQEKDLANETGSKVELSAKVGETVAKRASDKGIKTIVFDRGGYLYHGRVKALADAARENGLEF; encoded by the coding sequence ATGATCAGCAAAATTGATAAAAACCAAGTGCGTTTGAAAAGACATGCTCGTGTCCGTAATAAATTGTCAGGCACAGCTGAAAAACCACGTTTAAACATCTATCGTTCAAACAAGCATATTTACGCACAAGTTATCGATGATGTTAATGGCAAAACATTAGCACAAGCATCAACACAAGAAAAAGACTTAGCAAATGAAACAGGTTCAAAAGTTGAACTTTCAGCTAAAGTCGGCGAAACTGTAGCTAAAAGAGCTAGCGATAAAGGTATTAAAACAATTGTTTTTGACCGTGGAGGATATTTATACCATGGCCGTGTTAAAGCCTTAGCAGATGCAGCTCGTGAAAATGGATTAGAATTTTAA